The following proteins are encoded in a genomic region of Haloarcula marina:
- a CDS encoding flippase → MSSISERIATGFKASLAARAVHALANGALLIILTRYLLDPEQYGLLYFAISVVGVAELFATLGIPNATARYVNEYLERDDTQVRHIIWWSLLIISGIAVTVAVVITVVSEPLATLLGRPSVTSALFVGGLYVLGRSLSGYLKSVFQAFNRVTYSAALTAVNSVTRLVAATGLVVLGYGVTGAMAGYVIGFFTATVVGLVLLYTRFYRDLPATDDPESGLRRRLIEYSVPTAATRASVVVDSKIDTVLVGILATPAAVGFYTLARQIADLCIVPAQSLGFTISPTLGEQSAAENRERAGGIYDTSLRNVLLLYVPAAAGLVVVARPTVRYVVGPDYLGAVPLIQLYALFVVVRAVHKITGSALDYLGLARVRAIARGASAVGNLGLNVLLIPPLGALGAGIATVITYTAYTFVNVYYIHRELPFDAHGVVNHLARVSAIALVMGGVVFTLLPRVDGLLTLSAAILVGGVVWAALAVASGMLKPRVVLSFIS, encoded by the coding sequence ATGAGCAGCATCAGCGAGCGCATCGCCACCGGATTTAAGGCCTCGCTCGCCGCCCGCGCCGTCCACGCACTCGCCAACGGCGCGCTGCTCATCATCCTCACGCGGTACCTGCTCGACCCGGAGCAGTACGGTCTGCTGTACTTCGCCATCTCCGTGGTCGGCGTCGCGGAACTGTTCGCGACGCTGGGCATCCCCAACGCCACCGCGCGGTACGTCAACGAGTACCTCGAACGCGACGACACGCAGGTCCGACACATCATCTGGTGGTCGCTGCTGATCATCTCGGGTATCGCGGTCACCGTCGCCGTCGTCATCACGGTTGTGAGCGAGCCGTTGGCGACACTCCTGGGGCGGCCGTCGGTCACGTCAGCCCTGTTCGTCGGCGGTCTCTACGTCCTCGGTCGGTCCCTGTCGGGCTACCTCAAGTCGGTCTTCCAGGCGTTCAACCGCGTCACCTACAGCGCCGCGCTGACGGCGGTCAACAGCGTGACGCGACTGGTCGCCGCGACGGGACTCGTCGTCCTGGGCTATGGTGTCACAGGGGCGATGGCTGGGTACGTCATCGGCTTCTTCACTGCCACTGTCGTCGGCCTCGTCCTGTTGTACACGCGCTTCTACCGCGACCTCCCGGCGACGGACGACCCGGAGTCCGGCCTCCGGCGGCGACTCATCGAATACAGCGTCCCGACGGCCGCGACCCGCGCGAGCGTCGTCGTCGACAGCAAGATAGACACCGTCCTCGTCGGCATACTCGCGACGCCCGCCGCCGTCGGGTTCTACACGCTCGCGCGACAGATTGCCGACCTCTGCATCGTCCCCGCACAGTCGCTCGGGTTCACCATCTCACCGACGCTGGGCGAGCAGTCGGCGGCCGAGAACCGCGAGCGCGCGGGGGGAATCTACGACACGTCGCTCCGCAACGTCCTCCTGCTGTACGTTCCCGCGGCCGCCGGACTCGTCGTCGTCGCCCGCCCCACGGTCCGGTACGTCGTCGGCCCGGACTACCTCGGCGCGGTCCCGCTCATCCAGTTATACGCGCTGTTCGTGGTGGTCCGCGCGGTCCACAAGATTACCGGGTCGGCCCTCGACTACCTCGGTCTGGCCCGGGTGCGGGCCATCGCCCGCGGGGCCAGCGCCGTCGGCAACCTCGGCCTGAACGTCCTGCTCATCCCGCCGCTGGGCGCACTGGGGGCCGGTATCGCGACGGTCATCACGTACACTGCGTACACGTTCGTCAACGTCTACTACATCCACCGCGAGTTGCCCTTTGACGCCCACGGCGTCGTGAACCACCTCGCGCGCGTCTCGGCCATCGCCCTCGTCATGGGCGGCGTCGTGTTCACGCTCCTCCCCAGAGTCGACGGCCTGCTCACGCTCTCGGCCGCGATTCTGGTCGGGGGCGTCGTCTGGGCGGCGTTGGCCGTCGCCAGCGGAATGTTGAAACCCCGCGTCGTCCTGTCGTTCATCTCGTAA
- a CDS encoding methionyl-tRNA formyltransferase, with protein sequence MPSVAFMGSHPLGERCLELLTDHDDFDVELVVTYGPDEDTWWDGCLYDLASDLGHAVVTREDERRVLDHDIDYLVSVYYPNILGEELLSHPNVAPLNLHQAELPRYRGSNVFSHAILNARGDDHWKYGTTFHIMAPEVDAGDILARSFVPIRETDTARTLYDRVTEASVEMFREQLPTLVDGDVHSLATPQDAYDGERYFYTKASLDGAKEIPPERLAADDEQTQLEVYDKIRALDFPPFQPAYTTLAGRRINLTATSYTDLFESSSVPEFDVEETVSASAPAQD encoded by the coding sequence ATGCCTTCGGTCGCGTTCATGGGAAGCCATCCCCTCGGCGAACGGTGCCTCGAACTGCTCACGGACCACGACGACTTCGACGTGGAACTCGTCGTCACCTACGGTCCCGACGAGGACACGTGGTGGGACGGGTGCCTGTACGACCTCGCGTCTGACCTCGGTCACGCCGTCGTCACGCGCGAGGACGAACGGCGAGTACTCGACCACGACATCGACTACCTCGTCAGCGTCTACTACCCCAACATCCTCGGCGAGGAACTGCTGTCCCACCCGAACGTCGCCCCGCTGAACCTCCATCAGGCCGAACTCCCGCGCTACCGGGGGAGCAACGTCTTCAGTCACGCCATCCTGAACGCCCGCGGCGACGACCACTGGAAGTACGGGACGACGTTCCACATCATGGCCCCCGAAGTCGACGCCGGGGACATCCTCGCCCGGAGTTTCGTCCCGATTCGGGAGACGGATACCGCCCGCACACTGTACGACCGCGTCACCGAGGCGTCCGTCGAGATGTTCCGCGAACAGTTGCCGACCCTCGTCGACGGCGACGTTCACAGCCTCGCGACTCCGCAGGACGCCTACGACGGCGAGCGCTACTTCTACACCAAAGCCAGCCTCGACGGCGCGAAGGAGATTCCCCCCGAGCGACTGGCGGCCGACGACGAACAGACGCAACTGGAGGTGTACGACAAGATTCGCGCCCTCGACTTCCCGCCGTTCCAACCGGCCTACACCACCCTCGCCGGTCGACGCATCAACCTCACGGCCACCTCCTACACCGACCTGTTCGAGTCGTCGTCGGTCCCCGAGTTCGACGTCGAGGAGACCGTGTCGGCGTCGGCCCCGGCACAGGACTGA
- a CDS encoding AI-2E family transporter — MAEDPSTDPSAPESPETDGFRRISVAVEWPAVERGRAALWFVMLVLVAGLLYVGWRYVGTVVMGLFVYYVTRPVLRRFEPRFESRTVAVALTLTAVALPLLFVVGWAFAILIASLNDLIESDILDNVEAFIQPYLDLTALLSQLGVFVEEVLRDPSRLAEVDIGTFTGNIVGSILGWVSVAVNVGIHAFIVLIIVFYLLKDDYRIARWARTTFVEEGSPLESYFETVDRDLHNVYFGNILNALLTGMLAATTYTLLNAFAPATTRIPEAAFLGLLVGAASLVPVVGIKLVTWPVGAYLLGRALWFDPETLWFPVVFFGVSIVIVDYIPDQLLRPYVSGRTLHVGAVMLAYTVGPLLFGWFGIFLAPLLFVATFEFGRILVPWLLNAPEPDRESGDRPDGHAGQSRASEQALPSESSDAEASGTAVDRPPTRPDATDRPVTDE; from the coding sequence ATGGCCGAAGACCCCAGTACCGACCCGTCGGCGCCCGAGTCCCCCGAGACGGACGGCTTCAGGCGAATCAGTGTGGCCGTCGAGTGGCCCGCGGTCGAGCGCGGACGCGCGGCGCTCTGGTTCGTCATGCTCGTCCTCGTCGCCGGACTCCTCTACGTAGGCTGGCGATACGTCGGGACCGTGGTTATGGGGCTGTTCGTCTACTACGTGACGCGTCCGGTGTTGCGTCGCTTCGAGCCACGATTCGAGTCACGGACGGTGGCCGTCGCCCTCACGCTCACCGCAGTCGCGTTGCCGTTGCTGTTCGTCGTGGGGTGGGCGTTCGCCATCCTGATCGCTTCGTTGAACGACCTCATCGAGTCGGACATCCTCGATAACGTGGAGGCGTTCATCCAGCCGTATCTCGACCTCACCGCGTTACTGAGCCAACTGGGCGTCTTCGTCGAGGAGGTCCTCAGAGACCCGAGCAGGCTCGCTGAGGTCGATATCGGAACCTTCACGGGGAACATCGTGGGGTCGATACTCGGGTGGGTCAGCGTCGCCGTCAACGTCGGCATTCACGCCTTTATCGTCCTCATCATCGTCTTCTACCTGCTCAAAGACGACTACCGAATCGCTCGGTGGGCTCGAACCACGTTCGTCGAGGAGGGGAGCCCCCTGGAATCCTACTTCGAAACGGTCGACAGAGACCTCCACAACGTCTACTTCGGAAACATCCTGAACGCGCTCCTCACCGGGATGCTCGCCGCCACGACGTACACGCTGCTCAACGCCTTCGCACCGGCGACGACCAGAATCCCGGAAGCGGCGTTTCTGGGCCTCCTCGTCGGCGCGGCGAGCCTCGTTCCGGTCGTCGGTATCAAACTCGTCACGTGGCCGGTCGGCGCGTATCTCCTCGGACGGGCGCTGTGGTTCGACCCGGAAACGCTCTGGTTTCCAGTCGTGTTCTTCGGCGTCTCCATCGTCATCGTGGACTACATTCCCGACCAGTTGCTCCGTCCCTACGTCAGCGGTCGGACGCTGCACGTCGGCGCGGTGATGCTCGCGTACACCGTCGGCCCGCTCCTCTTCGGATGGTTCGGTATCTTCTTGGCACCGCTCTTGTTCGTCGCGACGTTCGAGTTCGGCCGGATTCTCGTGCCGTGGCTTCTGAACGCGCCGGAACCGGACCGGGAATCAGGTGACCGGCCGGACGGCCACGCAGGACAGTCACGGGCGTCCGAGCAAGCGCTTCCGTCAGAGAGTTCAGACGCAGAGGCATCGGGGACGGCGGTGGACCGACCGCCCACGAGGCCCGATGCGACCGACCGACCGGTTACGGACGAGTGA